The Pan paniscus chromosome 1, NHGRI_mPanPan1-v2.0_pri, whole genome shotgun sequence genome has a segment encoding these proteins:
- the LOC100979694 gene encoding olfactory receptor 9S13-like, with translation MFSFFLLLLSHLSLSLFFSFSLPPSLSHSLSLSTYTMVNFTHVSEFVLLGFQGGPGMQAMLFLIFLILYGIAVVGNLGMIVIIWVDAHLHTPMYAFLQSLSLLDICYSSTIAPRALANSMQEDHTISFGGCAAQFFFLSLFGTTEAFLLAAMAYDRFIAICNPLLYSVSMSHQVCVLLISGSYLWGVVNAIAQTTMTFRLPFCGSNEINDFFCDVPPLLSLSCSDTFINQLVLLGLCGSIIVSTFLIVLVSYIYIISTILRIPTLQGRQKTFSTCASHLTGVCLFFGTVFFMYAQPSAIFFMEQSKIVSIFYTMVIPMLNPLIYSLRNKEVKQALRRSMQKLSL, from the coding sequence atgttttccttcttcctcctcctcctctcccatctctctctctctctctttttctctttctctctccctccctctctctctcattctctttctctcagcACTTACACAATGGTGAATTTTACACATGTCTCAGAATTTGTTCTACTTGGGTTCCAAGGGGGTCCCGGAATGCAGGCTATgctatttctgatttttctgatCCTGTATGGCATAGCTGTGGTGGGAAACCTTGGCATGATTGTAATTATCTGGGTAGATGCACACCTCCACACCCCAATGTATGCCTTCCTGCAAAGCCtttcattgttggacatctgctATTCTTCCACAATTGCACCCAGGGCTCTGGCGAACTCCATGCAAGAGGACCACACAATTTCCTTTGGCGGATGTGCTGCTCAGTTCTTTTTCCTGTCTCTCTTTGGTACCACAGAGGCTTTCCTCCTGGCTGCCATGGCCTATGACCGCTTCATCGCCATCTGCAACCCTCTTCTGTACTCTGTGAGCATGTCTCACCAGGTCTGTGTGCTGTTAATATCAGGATCCTACTTGTGGGGTGTAGTCAATGCCATTGCTCAAACAACCATGACCTTCAGGTTGCCTTTCTGTGGGTCCAATGAGATCAACGACTTTTTCTGTGATGTCCCCCCACTCTTGTCCCTCTCATGTTCAGATACCTTTATAAACCAACTGGTTCTTCTTGGTTTATGTGGCTCCATTATTGTCAGTACCTTTTTGATTGTCCTGGTCTCATACATTTACATCATCTCAACAATTCTGAGGATCCCGACCCTGCAGGGACGCCAGAAAACCTTCTCCACATGCGCTTCCCACCTAACAGGAGTGTGCTTGTTTTTTGGTACTGTTTTCTTCATGTATGCACAACCCAGTGCCATCTTCTTCATGGAGCAAAGTAAAATAGTGTCCATATTCTACACTATGGTCATCCCCATGCTGAATCCCCTGATATACAGCCTGAGGAACAAAGAGGTCAAGCAGGCTCTGAGACGGAGCATGCAGAAGCTGTCTTTGTGA